A region of the Cryptococcus deuterogattii R265 chromosome 1, complete sequence genome:
TAACACTggacttcttcctcctatCTGTCATTAAGGCATTGCCTTTGACTCTTTCATATATGACTACGATGAGCACACGTAAATGTGGCGATGTTAAGAGAGTTGATATTGCTACAAAGCACGATTTCGGAATTGATTACTTAGAATCAGATATCCCATTCGTGCTAAATGGAGTTAGACTTGATGCCTGATTGCGTATCTCTCATGCAGTACGCTTTTTATGCTTGCGGAGGGTCCACTGCACAATATTCAGTTAAGGCCTTACTATCGGTTGCAAAACGGTCTGGACTCGACCGCAATATTTGATCTTGAGACTGTCTCGCACTGTAGCGAAACGCGTATTATGTAGTCAAATATCAGTTGTGTGTAATATGTTATATGGTGTTTGACATTGTATGTATGATTTCCAAGTGTCACAAGAAGCATTCTGAAACAGGACGTATTGCAGTGTGAAATGCTTCTTGGCTATGATTCTATAAGTCTAAAATATGACGATAATAGAGACCGCTTGAAAGATTGCAAAATAGGGCAGACGCCCTTACCTTGCATCTAGAGCTATTTCTCATATCTACGTTTTTTCCGTTGATCGGCACAGAATGCCACCGACAATCGGAAATCAATTATCTAATCTGAATGCTTTTGCAAAGGGCTTCCATTCTCGTCTACCTCTCCCACGTTCTTGATCCAAGCCCCAATCGCTCCCCTAGCAAGCAAAGTCAATCGGTATACTACTCCACTGCCAACCAAAAGTTCACTCACAGAAATCCCTCATGTCTAAGAAAACACGCCGTCATAGTACCTTTGCTCCAGAAGCGAATAGCATAAGAGAGAGTAGAAATGGTAGCAGCATGTCCTGCGTTGAGAGGTTAGCGCAACCCGAAAGAATTAATATTAACGATCTTACCTCGAATAAAGCAACCTCCGAAAAAGACCTTATCTAGACCATATTTGGCCGCGTTCATGTATCTACCAACAACCTATCAGTCTGCAACAGATCGAGGGATGCGAAGCGAAAGAACTTACGCGACATGCCCAATGTTATTACTGATCGCATAAAGGAGACTCTTTGCGATATCTTCTTGCTTgaatctcctcctcctctcagCATTTGAGCCCTTCTTGAACACCTTTCCAAAGGATGATGCAATGGTTGATGACTTAAGACCTATCTTGTTGTAGTCGGAGCCATAGATGTCGCCAACAAGCATATCGACGGCAGAATTGTCTCCTTTTTCCGATAGCAGCAGCATCTCTATACCAGCTCAATCAGCTCAGTAGAACATacaaaaagagaaagagtcGTTGATTGGCGCACCATCAAATGTTTCGGCATCAGTCAAGAGACTCAACAATCCCCACAGTGTTCCTCCCCCAAGAGACGTTCCGCTCACACGCTCAAAACTACCATCCTTATCTACCTTTACAATGCTGACACCGCTGCCAATATTCACCACCAGGCATGGGAAATGGGACACAGGATCGTCATCTGATGGTGTTGGGGCAAAGGTAACCTGATATGCCGGCGGCATTGGTGAAGGTCTGGGTAGCTCGGAAGCTGGAATAGTGAGCGCCTGTCCAGGGGTGGAACCTGCATGTGAAACCTTGTAGACAAGTTCCTCTGAGAAGTAAAAAACCTCTTCGGGTACTCGAGTCACGAAACCCAGGCCTCTGATTAGGcattccatctcttcctcgcgaTGCACTTCCACCCCTAACTCATCAGCCAATCTGTCGTAATATTTGTGCGCACCACCACCGGTTGCCATGACTTTGACATTacgcttcatcttctccaacgaGACTCTATTGGCGATTGCTGATGAAGATATCAAGTCCTGAAGAAAAACAATAAGTTCGTCGATATTATCGGTTTCGAAGCGGGCAAAGTTCAAAAGACCACCAGGTAAAGGAGGTGGTAAAGGATTATGAACGGAATTACGTGATTTGTGATTGCTCTTTGCCGGTAAGGATATTGTAGCATTGTCTTCTGACAGGGTGGCTGGGGTGAGGGCGCCATTCACTGTCGGGCGACGTTGTTctgctggtgctggtgaaGGGTCGAAAGGTGCATGTGAGTGAGGGTTGAGAACTGGTGAATCTCGGGGGAAATAAGAGGGTATGGAAGATCCCTCGGCGGCAATCGGAGTTGGCTGGCTCACAGACTgggcaggaggaaggaaaggagatgatgttcCGGATGAAGTAGGTGTTGCGGATATGGGAAGATTTGAACGGGTAAAGTAGACAACCTTTGCCAATGATCCTCCGATCTAATGAAACATGTCAGTGATTGTAGGTTTTAACAAGAAATCATCGGTAATTTACGTCTATGGCGATGTGCGAAACTGGCTCAGTATAATGGGGTAAATAAATACCGCGGGAATCACGAGTCTGCAGAGCAGGTTAACAACATACGTGATAAGCATCAACTGGATACTCACTGCAGGGGACTCCTCCTGAACTATTTGAGCCCCAGTGGTATCTACCGCTATTCTCCTGGCCTGAGGAATCGAAATATCTGGCATAGATGATTGTGCAGGCATTGTCAATCGTTTGCAGTTATATCAACAAGCGGGAGGATGACAAGTTCATAAAAATAGGCGATAGATAAGTAGTTTGAACCAGATCCCCCTATTCTCCTTTATCTGGCTGTGGAGGCTCTTTGGATGGGTAAGGCTCCACGTCCGGATATTTATACGAAATGCTGGCAGGACAATCAAAACTTGCTGGCCGATCGTAACGCTGCCTGATCGATGACAGCGGTCGAGCTGGAACGGAATATGGTACCGACGGAAGCGCTGTCttgtttgagaagacaGATGTGGATACAGAAGCGAAGACAGAAGTATAAGCCAAGATTTGAGAGTGGATATAGAAGTGCTGTAGTGGACTGAAAATACTGATTTGGGTTGAGTAACGATAGTACAGACTTTTGATTTGTGACGAATGCACGGGAGATGACCGAGCAACGAACGCAACTACTATTATACGATGACTCCCGTTTTGGGGCACCGGTTAACAACAAACCGTGCGATTTGCTTCTGCCTCGAGCCCACAGCAGCAATAACAGCATTATTAATTAATAATACCAGTTTCTTCTGATCAATTTGGTCCCATTCATTTGTCTTCAGCCAAATTGTGACGTGTCACGACGATCAGGGAGGAGTAACGCCGCCCGCCTTAAAACGAAATTTGTATCTACTTTCTCTTTCGCACtgtcatcgtcttcatgTCGACATCAACTAGTTCGCATGGTCACCCGGCAGGCTAGAAAAGCTTGCTTCCGTCTGTCCTTTAGTGTGTTCCGTTCGTTGATCACAAAAATGTAAGTTGTGTCTTCTTTAGCTCCTTCCTTTCAAGTCCACTGTTTCTTGGCTATGAGGATTATTATTGTCGCCCCAGTCCTATTGGCCTCTATCCCATGCGTGGGGGACGCCTTGCGGATTGACTATCTTCGCACAAGCCAAACGTTGCGTGCTGAGCCTTTACATAACATTTCTCCTCTTACTCTATCCTTAATCTTACTCATGCTGACAACCAGACTTTTGTATGTCAGTGATAGGACTCTATAAATCAATGTATTGCAGGTAGGCGATATATCTTCTGTAGATCGGAATGTAAGTGTTTTTGTATGCGATTCTTGAGTTTGCCAAATTCGCCACGgagcttctttctctttcgtATGCCAATGGCAGCTGCCATGCCGCTTGGCCAAAGAGCCCAACGATTAATTACATTTCCATGCTAAGACTGACCCTTATGGGGCTGAAGTCAATATGTATATTTATTAAAATGAGGGCTTAACCTGTTTATCGACTTTTGATTATATATTTACTTGGAAGAAAATGCTGATTTTTCGACTTCAGAACGTTTTGTCGTCTGTCAAGTTGGCCCGATCGCGCGTACTCTCGGACTCTCAACGCCATCGAGACCTTTTACCTCCGCTGAATCGCCCTCACTTTTCGACCTTCGCGTTGGATTGGCACTTTGGATCGTTGGATTGGTCGCGGGTCAAGCTTCTCAGGATGGATACTGATTCGTCTGTCGTGCCTTTGCAACTGCAAATGGGCGTACCCATGCTCAAAATATCATCGAAAAAGATCAAGCAAGTAATTTTTAAAATCAGAAATGGATGCATATTATGGTCGAGCAAGAAAGATAGTCGTGGTCGGTAGTGTCCTTTGGGTGTTTTGGGCATAGCTGACAACAAGCGATGGAAACAACAGTTCCAATTGCAGACATCAGAGATTTACGTCTAGGGCAACCACCCACCGACACATATAATAGCACTAGATGGATAACTGTGGTGTATGTTCGATCTCAACAGTGGAAAGTCCTGCATATGATTGCCCTTACCGATGAGATATATTTCCTTTGGATCAAGACGTTGAAGCAGCTGGTCTCTATCACTCTGGATCGCCAGGTTACCGACATCACGCCGTCTGACCCAGATATGCTCTGGATTAGACAGTTATGGCCTCTAGGTACGAAAGCCATTAACCGTGAAAAGGCCGAAGCGTTATGCGCGCAGATCGGATTGCAAATCAAATCCGATGTTGGTGACCTTAAAGAGGTGGGTATCACCTGAACGTTCCAATGGCGGCATTTAACCTTTCTTTAGGGTATGCTAGACATCAAAGCCTTCCATGAACTTATTAAGGCTAGCCAGACTCGACCTGACATTGATCTGGTTTACCGCGACCTCACCATGAGTGGTCCTCTAGATGAGGGACGCGTTATCGCTTTTCTTACACATGTACAACATatttcaccttcttctgccgAGGATCTGTTCGACAAGTATAAATCTGAAGATTTGTGGACCATAAACTCTCTgacctccttcttctcctcgtccGACAACACTCCTAATCAACCCCAGGATATGACCCATCCACTTCAACACTATTTTATCTCGAGTTCGCACAACACATATCTTGTGGGAGAACAATGGAAAGGTGAGAGTACAGTGGAGGGTTATATTCGTGTGTTGTTAGCAGGTTGTCGATGTGTAGAGAGTGAGCTTCAAAAACGCTTGTAGTTGTAGCGGAACTGACGAACAGACAGTGGATGTGCAATCTGGTGATGTTGAACCTGTCGTGTACCATCGTAAAACTTTGACATCAAGTGTGCCAGTCCGAGACATCTGCCGTGCCATTAAGCAATATGGTTTTGTGACATCGCCCTATCCTATAATTATCTCCACTGAGATTCACTGCGTCCCAGAGCAGCAAAACCGATTAGCAGCCATATTAAAGGAAGTTTTTGGTGATATGCTGGTTTCCACGCCTCTGGTTGAAGAATTTTTGGACCTGCCTAGTCCTGAAGATTTGAAGGGCAAAATTCTCTTCAAGGTACGCACCGGCTTGTTTATCAGATGGATTTTGGATGACGAGGCGGCTGACAATTCGTAGGCCAAACCTCCCAAACCCGAACCCAATTCACCAAAACTCGAGAGCAACTTCGTCTATCAAGAATCACCTTCGTCCACTGATTCCGATACTAGTTTCGTTCGTCTTGCTCGCCGCCTTTCAATACAATCCAAGACTGAACGCTCGgacatcttctccccccGGCTTTCAGAACTTCTCATCTATACTCACGGTGTAAAGTACCAAGGCTTTTCTAAACTCAACGAATACCTCCCTAGTCACCAATTTTCAGTCTCTGAGCGAACGGCTGCCAAGATTCTGAAAGAAAACAAGGCAGACTGGATAAAGCACAACTTCAAACATATCTCAAGGGTTTATCCACGGGGCACCAGACTTGGGTCGACAAACTATAATCCCGTCGATGCTTGGTCCGCCGGCTGTCAGATTGTGGCCTTAAACTGGCAAACTCTGGATGAATCAATATTGCTGAATCACGCCATGTTTCACGGCAGTAATGGGTACATCTTGAAACCACTGGCTCTACGTGAGAAGGTCGTTGAAAAGCCTGAAAAATACCTTCTTACGGTACGAATCATCTCTGGGCAACGCATACCACTTTCTGCCGATCTTCACGTCGAGGCAACTCTTAATGGGAAAATCTCAAAACGCACTCGCACACTCAGTCAAATCACTCTCAATCCACTATGGAATGAAATCTTGACATTTGAAATCACCACCACACCGAGTTTATTGATGCTCAACTTTCTGCATTTAGAAGTCAGAAATAAAACTTTGCAAGCCCAATGGATGAGGCCAGTAGGTCTCGCACCCCGAGGGTACCATCACTTGCCATTATACGATAGTCTTTTGTCACGATTCGTCTTCGCGACCTTGTTTGTGGAGATAACGATAAAGAAATTGCAAGACCTAGTAGTAAACGTGAGAAATCGAGTTTGATTTGTCCGGCCTACAATTAGCTATGCAGAACTATACATCTGATGTCGACGAGCTTGCAGAGTAAGACAGCCATCAT
Encoded here:
- a CDS encoding pantothenate kinase, whose product is MPAQSSMPDISIPQARRIAVDTTGAQIVQEESPATRDSRGIYLPHYTEPVSHIAIDIGGSLAKVVYFTRSNLPISATPTSSGTSSPFLPPAQSVSQPTPIAAEGSSIPSYFPRDSPVLNPHSHAPFDPSPAPAEQRRPTVNGALTPATLSEDNATISLPAKSNHKSRNSVHNPLPPPLPGGLLNFARFETDNIDELIVFLQDLISSSAIANRVSLEKMKRNVKVMATGGGAHKYYDRLADELGVEVHREEEMECLIRGLGFVTRVPEEVFYFSEELVYKVSHAGSTPGQALTIPASELPRPSPMPPAYQVTFAPTPSDDDPVSHFPCLVVNIGSGVSIVKVDKDGSFERVSGTSLGGGTLWGLLSLLTDAETFDEMLLLSEKGDNSAVDMLVGDIYGSDYNKIGLKSSTIASSFGKVFKKGSNAERRRRFKQEDIAKSLLYAISNNIGHVAYMNAAKYGLDKVFFGGCFIRGHAATISTLSYAIRFWSKGTMTACFLRHEGFLGAIGAWIKNVGEVDENGSPLQKHSD
- a CDS encoding phosphatidylinositol phospholipase C delta, with translation MDTDSSVVPLQLQMGVPMLKISSKKIKQVIFKIRNGCILWSSKKDSRVPIADIRDLRLGQPPTDTYNSTRWITVVYVRSQQWKVLHMIALTDEIYFLWIKTLKQLVSITLDRQVTDITPSDPDMLWIRQLWPLGTKAINREKAEALCAQIGLQIKSDVGDLKEGMLDIKAFHELIKASQTRPDIDLVYRDLTMSGPLDEGRVIAFLTHVQHISPSSAEDLFDKYKSEDLWTINSLTSFFSSSDNTPNQPQDMTHPLQHYFISSSHNTYLVGEQWKGESTVEGYIRVLLAGCRCVEMDVQSGDVEPVVYHRKTLTSSVPVRDICRAIKQYGFVTSPYPIIISTEIHCVPEQQNRLAAILKEVFGDMLVSTPLVEEFLDLPSPEDLKGKILFKAKPPKPEPNSPKLESNFVYQESPSSTDSDTSFVRLARRLSIQSKTERSDIFSPRLSELLIYTHGVKYQGFSKLNEYLPSHQFSVSERTAAKILKENKADWIKHNFKHISRVYPRGTRLGSTNYNPVDAWSAGCQIVALNWQTLDESILLNHAMFHGSNGYILKPLALREKVVEKPEKYLLTVRIISGQRIPLSADLHVEATLNGKISKRTRTLSQITLNPLWNEILTFEITTTPSLLMLNFLHLEVRNKTLQAQWMRPVGLAPRGYHHLPLYDSLLSRFVFATLFVEITIKKLQDLVVNVRNRV